In Arthrobacter sp. MN05-02, one genomic interval encodes:
- a CDS encoding alkene reductase gives MKLFSPLTLGTLELPNRVVMAPLTRVRSGNAGIPGDLVVEHYRQRAFLGLIVSEGTYPSHAGQGFPGQPGLVGAEQLAGWKRVTDAVHADGGRIVAQVMHAGRVTHPDTNGGYEVVAPSAIAIEGTTRTSTGKQPYPVPHALTTDELPGIIEEFVTASRNAIDVAGFDGVELHGANGYLLHEFLSPESNRREDAYGGTAEKRARFVIELVTAVAAEVGAEKVGLRISPAHNIQDALETEAADVRATYGTLVDALAPLGLAYLSVLHAEPTGALVQDLRSRFGGPVLINSGFGVITNREEAIAILEDGVGDAVVVGRPAIANPDLARRWRENLPENEPNPATFYSTGAEGYTDYPFYDGSADAN, from the coding sequence ATGAAACTGTTCTCCCCCCTCACGCTCGGCACGCTGGAACTCCCCAACCGCGTGGTGATGGCGCCGCTCACGCGCGTCCGTTCGGGGAACGCCGGCATTCCCGGCGACCTGGTCGTCGAGCATTACCGCCAGCGCGCGTTCCTCGGACTCATCGTCAGCGAAGGGACCTATCCCAGCCATGCCGGGCAGGGCTTCCCCGGTCAGCCCGGCCTGGTCGGGGCCGAGCAGCTCGCCGGCTGGAAACGCGTGACGGACGCGGTGCACGCCGACGGCGGCCGCATCGTCGCACAGGTGATGCACGCCGGGCGCGTCACGCACCCCGACACGAACGGCGGCTACGAGGTGGTGGCCCCGAGCGCCATCGCCATCGAGGGGACGACCCGGACCAGCACGGGCAAGCAGCCGTACCCCGTGCCGCACGCACTCACCACCGACGAACTCCCGGGCATCATCGAGGAGTTCGTCACGGCCTCACGGAATGCGATCGACGTCGCCGGATTCGACGGCGTCGAACTGCACGGAGCCAACGGCTACCTGCTGCACGAGTTCCTCTCGCCCGAGTCGAACCGGCGCGAGGACGCCTACGGCGGGACCGCCGAGAAGCGGGCACGGTTCGTGATCGAGCTCGTCACCGCCGTCGCGGCGGAGGTCGGGGCGGAGAAGGTGGGCCTGCGGATCTCGCCCGCCCACAACATCCAGGACGCCCTCGAGACCGAGGCCGCTGATGTCCGTGCGACCTACGGGACACTCGTCGACGCCCTCGCGCCGCTCGGACTCGCCTACCTCAGCGTCCTGCACGCCGAGCCGACGGGTGCTCTCGTCCAGGACCTCCGCTCACGTTTCGGCGGCCCGGTCCTGATCAACAGCGGCTTCGGTGTCATCACGAACCGCGAGGAGGCCATCGCCATCCTCGAGGACGGTGTGGGGGACGCGGTCGTCGTCGGCCGCCCCGCGATCGCCAACCCCGACCTCGCTCGCCGCTGGCGGGAGAACCTGCCGGAGAACGAACCGAATCCGGCGACGTTCTACTCCACCGGCGCCGAGGGCTACACGGACTACCCGTTCTACGACGGTTCCGCTGACGCCAACTGA